ATTTTTACCAGTGATCTACATTTTAGCAGTTTTTGTACACTAATCAATTTATTCAATTCTCTGGATCAAAAACATTGTGGCAAAGAATAAACAAAAAAGTTAAGCTTGAGAAAAAAGAAGCAGACAATCAAGGTTAATCCTTGGTGGTCTGCTTCTTTGCTGGTTCTAACATGTTTGGTGTACTTAATTTAAATAACTGTAAACAAACATAAATGATCAACTGAATCAAGGTCATCAAGAAGACGAAGACCAACATGCGTGGCTGCCACATGTCCAATAAAGGCTTAATGAACTTCGTTGGCTCCAGAATTAAGTAAATTGAATGCATGCGCAGGAAGCGACCGATAAAAATACCGATCGAGGTTAAGAGCGTCACGCCGATGGTTAGGCTGGTTTTAACCAAGGTGGTGTCGGGTAATTGTAAGCGACTGACGACTGCTTGAATCGTATGCGCCATACTCCAAAAGCCCAGCAAGGTACAGCTAAGCGCCGCGACAATCAAATTTGCGTAGGCCAGCCACATACGTAGACTAAAGCGGATCAAGCCGGTAGCCGGGTCATAAGGGCGCAACATGGATAAATGAAATAAATCGGTCAGCATATATGGTGCGTTGGGATAGAAAAGTAACCAGAGCACGACTAATAGCCAGAATAAAATTGCTGATTGCGGCTTAAGCTGATCAAAATGAAACGCCAATTCAATCGGAATATAACCGAGAAACACATTTAATAAAATAAAGCGAAACGGTGCGACCGCAAAAAAGTAGAGATAAATAAAAAATAGTAAAAAAGAAGCGCGCACAAACCATTGATACCGTTGTGCCATACGATCATCACCTCCATGAATGGACCTATTCTTATTCTACCAAATTTTCAGCGACGTAGCGTTGTTTGTGCAGTTTTCTTGATTTAATGCCAAATTGGCGTGTTTTTCTTTATGCTAACTTAGTGTGCATTCAAATAATTGCTCAGCATTGGGCAGCCGTTCGTGCTATAATAATACGCGAGTTTATAAAAATGGAGGTAGCCTGCATGTCTTTTAATTGGAGTGACTTGCTGACCTGGGGTAATTTCGTCAACGTACTCGATATTTTGGTCGTTTGGTATTTTGTTTACAAATTGATCATGCTGGTTCGTGGCACCAAGGCCGTCCAATTACTCAAAGGGATCGTCGTCATCGTCGTGATCAAATTGATCAGCTGGGGGATTGGCCTCCGCACGGTGTCGTACATTATGGATCAAGTCATCAACTGGGGCGTGATCGCAATTGTGATCATCTTCCAACCAGAAATTCGTCGTGGCTTGGAACATCTGGGTCGGGGATCGATTTTTACCCGTAATCGCAATCAGAATGAAAAAGAAAATCAGATGATTGCTGCCTTGGATAAGGCCATTCAATATATGTCTAAACGTCGCATTGGGGCGTTGATCACCATTCAAATGAATACTGGTCTGGAAGACTATATTGAGACGGGGATCGATTTGAATGCAGATGTAACTGGCGAATTATTGATCAATATTTTCATTCCGAATACGCCGCTGCATGATGGGGCGGTGATCATTCAGGATGGTAAGATCGCCGTGGCTGCCGCGTATCTACCACTTTCGGAAAGTAACTTGATCCCGAAGGAATATGGCACGCGGCACCGAGCAGCGGTGGGCATCAGTGAGGTTACTGACGCTTTAACGATCGTTGTGTCCGAAGAAACTGGTGGTGTGATGATCACCCGTAACAGTGAAATGCTTCAAGAATTGACGCAAGAAGATTATTTGAAATATTTACGGCGAGCCTTGGTTCAGCCAGAGACACCACAGCGAAATGGCATTCAAGAATTTATTGACGGCATTATCAAAGGGGGGACTCGCAAATGAACGGGTTCAACAAGTTCTTTAACAGTCCCTTAGTCTACCGCATTTTAGCGCTAGGTTTTGCAATCATGTTATTTGGTTATGTCAATATTGATCGGATTAATTCAACCCGGCAGGCAACGACTAGCAGTACAACTATGTTATCTAATAAAAGTCGGACCTTAAAAGTACCGTTACAGATCAATGCTGATACCGATAAGTACTTTATCACTGGGTATCCTGAAAAAGTTAAAATCAATATTGAAGGTCCCAGCGCTTTAGTTACAGCTACTGCAAATACACAAAATTTTAAGATCATGGCTAATTTAGAAAAATTAGGTGTGGGTAAGCACACTGTACGATTGCGCCAAGAAGGGTTAAACAAAGAACTTGGTTATCGGATCGTGCCTAGTAAAATCACAGTCAATATCCAGACACGCGCAACAAAACGCTTCCCGATTCAGGTTAAGTTTAATAAAGCTAACTTAGCGCAAGGCTATACTAGTGGTGATCCAGAATTGAGTCAGTCGACAGCTGTCGTAACCGGATCAAAAGCAGAAATTGCGGCAATCGATTCGGTTGTGGCTAATGTGAATACTGAGAATAATTTAACCAGTGATATCACACAACAAGCTGCTTTGCAGGCTTTAGATCAGCAAGGTAACACCGTTAATGCTCTATTAGATCCACAATCCGTTAAGGTCACAATTCCAGTTATGCGGCCAACTAAGAAAGTGCCGCTCAGCTTGAAGCAAACCGGCGAAGGTGAAGAGGATAAGACTTACCATCTCTCCAGTGATGTGCATAACGTTACTTTAACTGGCTCGCAAGCTAGTTTAGATAAAATTTCGACGTTAGAGCTTAGTGTTTCAATCGCTGATGTTGATAAAACAACGACTAAAACAATCACAGTTCCAACTAGCGACGGTGTTCAGGCTGATCCAAGCACAGTATCCGTCAAAATCACAGTTAGTGATAGCGAAGCTGAATCAACAACTGAATCAAGTAGTGAGAGCAGTACAGAGGCAACTAGTGCAAGCAGCGAGAGTAGCAGTAATAACAGTAATAGTGAGAGCGCCAGTGATCGCTCAAGTAGCGCTAGTACCAGCGAAAGCTCTACTAGTTCATCGAGTAGTAACTGATATTTGAATATGAAATGAGGAATTTTAACATGGGTAAATACTTCGGAACAGATGGCGTACGTGGCGTTGCTAATCAGGAATTAACACCTGAACTTGCTTTTCGCGTGGGGCGGACTGGTGGCTACGTATTGGCCCAAACCCAAGAAGATCAAGATAAAAAACCATTAGTATTAGTTTCCCGCGATACGCGTATTTCTGGTCAATTGTTGCAACAATCGCTGATCTCCGGCTTACTTTCAGTTGGGATCGAAGTGTTGGATCTCGGCATTATTTCAACACCAGCCGTTGCTTATTTAACACGTATCCAGGGGGCGGCCGCTGGGGTACAGATCACAGCGTCGCACAATCCTGCTGAGTATAATGGCATCAAGTTCTTTGGCCCTGATGGCTTCAAATTGCTGGATGAACAAGAAGATCAAATCGAAGCTTTGTTGGATGCACCAGAAGATAAGTTACCACGCCCAGCAACTGATGGCTTGGGAACTTTAGCCGACTATCCGGAAGGCTTATTAAAATATACGCAGTTCTTAGAACAAACTTTGCAAGAAGATTTATCAGGACTTCACGTTGTTCTAGATGCCGCTAATGGCGCAACTTCTGGAATTGTGACGCGTTTATTTGCTGATTTAGAAACAGATTTTACAACTTTAGCAACTAAACCAAATGGTGTTAACATTAATGACGGTGTCGGTTCAACACACCCAGAAAAGTTAGCCGCAGCGGTAGTTGAACAACAGGCTCAGGTTGGTCTAGCTTTCGATGGCGATGGCGATCGTTGTATCGCAGTTGATGAGTTAGGGAATATCGTCGATGGTGACAAGATCATGTTTATCTTAGGCCAATACTTTGCCGGTCGTGGTCGCTTGAAACAAGATACAGTTGTAACTACCGTGATGAGTAATTTAGGATTGTACAAGGCCTTAGCTGCAGCAAATCTGACTTCAAAGCAAACTAAAGTTGGTGATCGTTATGTTGTCGAAGAAATGCGCGATCATGGCTATAATCTGGGTGGCGAACAATCTGGTCACGTCGTATTATTTGATTACAATACAACTGGTGACGGGTTATTAACTGGGATTCAGTTATTGAATGTGATGAAACAAACTGGTAAAAAATTATCCGAATTGGCGGCACCAGTGACGACTTACCCACAACGTTTGGTCAACATCAAAGTAGTCGATAAAAAACAAGCCTTAGCCGATCCAGAAATCAAATCAGTGATCGATACGGTGGAAAAAGAAATGAACGGTGACGGCCGTGTACTTGTGCGTCCAAGCGGAACAGAACCTTTGTTGCGTGTTATGGCCGAAGCGGCAACCCAAGAAAAAGTCGATCAATATGTTGAACGCATTGCAACCGTCGTTCGTGAGCGAGTTGGAATTAACGAGTAGCTAGAAAAAGTAATTTTAGATTGTTTAAAAAGGTCCCGAATTGTCAAATCAAGTGCAACACTTGCTAAACTTCACTTATAAGTGGTCTAGGTGGTGGTCATGCGAGTAGCTGCTCAGCCATGAATTCATTGGCTGATTTATAACCAAATAGTTTACGTGGCCGTTGGTTAAGTGCCGCGGTCGCTTGCTTAATATGATCATCACTGAAATGGGTAATTGATTGACCTTTAGGGATAAATTCTCTTAGTAGCCCATTAAGCTGTTCGTTACTGCCCCGTTCTGACGGCGTATAAGGATGAGCAAAATATAGGTTGGTCCCAGTGACCTCACTCAGCGCAGAAAATTCTGCACCATTATCAAAAGTGAGTGACTTAACCACCTCAGCATCAAGTTTATTCACAAACTGTTGAACTGCAGCCTTACAGGTTTCAGCCTGATAGTTGGGGATTCTGATCACGACTTCGTAGCGCGTCATTCGTTCAGTTAGGGTGAGCAGTGCCGGTTGATCGCTGGTTCGCTTGCCTTTGACTAAATCACCTTCCCAATGACCAAATTCAGAACGATCATTAGCCGCTACTGGTCGCTGTTCAATTGAAGTCCCCAAGATCTTTTTATTTTGGCGTACACGACCCGTACGGTGCTTTTGGTGACGTTTGACCTGTTGTGGTAAATCGATATTGGCGACAGCTAGTAACCCACGATCAATGTAACGATAAACAGTGGGTGTTGCGGGGCAATATTCAGCTGGATGGTGACGTTTATAAGCACCGACAAAGCTATCTACACTGTGCACCCGGAACTTAGCTTTAAGCGCAGTGGTCAATTGGTTAAAGAATTCCGGATTATGTTCGAGTAGACTTTTGCGATGGCAATTTAAACGGCGTTGTTCGTATTGAATTTGACCGCTATCGGCAAAATAACGCTGGGTATAAACGCCATAACTGGACATTTGCGTCACGGTGCCGCGCTTGATTTCACGGCTGATCGTGCTGGGATCGCGGGCTAATCTTTTAGCAATCGCCCTGATCGAATAATGATCTTCATAAAGACTCTGGATTTGGCCACGCTCCTCACTTGATAGTTGCTTATAAGATTTTTTGATGGTATCTTTAGATTGGGTCATGAAGTCCGTCCTAACTTATTGGTTTTGTCACTTATAAGTTTAAGGCTTCATGGCCTTTTTGGTCTAGTTATTTTGGTGTTGCACTTACATTGTAAATCCGGCTTGTTTAAAAAGGTGCAGAAGAAGTGGTGCAAGTGTTGACTTGTCACCGCTTTTTTTGATTAGTGAAAAAGGCAGGGTGCAATCAGTCAGTTTGAGTTCTATTTGCTTGCTTTTATAGGCTTTCCAGCTATACTAACTTTAGTATAGCTAATGAACAAATGATTTATAGATTGGAGACATTATAATGGCAACTTTGACTGACGAAATGAAGGCTTATATCAGCAATAATTTGGGTTATATTGCAACCGTTGATGCTAATGGTGAGCCAGATTTGGGGCCTAAGATGAGTATTCGTGTTCTCGATGATCAGCATTTGATTTACAATGAAATGACCGGGAAAACGATTATGGCTGACATCGAAGCAACTGGCAAGGCATTAGTTGCTTTTGCCAACCTTGATAATATGCGTGGGTACCGCTTTGGTGGTAAAGCTACCGTTTATCGTGCTGGTAAGTATTTTGAAAATGCTCAGCAATGGGCTACAAGTGGTAATCACCCTGCACCAAAAGCGGCTGTTGTTATCGAGATTGAGACAATTTGGACCCTTGATGCTGGGCCTAAGGCTGGCGAATTGTATCAAGCTTGATCGATATAGCCCGATTATAAATGATATAAAATAAGACGTAGCGCTGGAAAAGTGAGAGCTTTATTTTTCTAGTGCTACGTTTTTTCTTAACTATGCGATACGACATGTATTTTGATAATTCTGAATAAATTTTATCGGACTTTTATGTTGAGTAGCGGCGTGGTATGTAACCGTAAAATAAGTGTTACGTTAATTTGTCTATGGTTACGTTTTTATATAAATGGAACTTTGTTAGACCAATTTATAAAATTTATAAAAATAATTAGTGAAACCATTGACAATGGCTATTTAATCGACTATATTTATACCTGTTTCCAATAATAATGTTCGAAAGGAAGTCTATACCAATTTAAAATCGGAAAAGCGCCTGGACCATTTTTGTGGTTGACGAGGATGGAGTCTATCGATAATCGGCGGGTGACTCCAGGGTCTGCACTCTACAGAGCGACTGTTAAAAACAAGTGTAAGCTTGCAACAGAGCAGCGTTCACGCAGTTGGAAACATCTGATCTAAGCGGCAAATGTCGCTGTGCAACACAAGTGATTGTGTTAGCCGCTAATAAATTTAACGAGAGAAGGATGTTATATATGTGTGGAATTGTTGGTGTCATTGGTAAAGAAAATACGGTCGATATTTTACTCAATGGTTTAAAGAAACTGGAATACCGTGGTTATGATTCGGCCGGTGTATACGTGAATGATCAAGACGGCCATGACTATTTAGTTAAAACTAAAGGTCGGATCGCTGCACTAGAAGAAAAAATTGGGCCTGAAGTTAAGGGGACAATGGGCATTGGTCATACACGTTGGGCCACACATGGTGTACCAAGCGATTCAAATGCCCATCCTCATGTTTCCGCTGATGGGCGCTTCTTCTTAGTTCATAATGGTGTGATCAACAATTTCGCCCAATTACGTGATCAA
This is a stretch of genomic DNA from Loigolactobacillus coryniformis subsp. coryniformis KCTC 3167 = DSM 20001. It encodes these proteins:
- a CDS encoding DUF1361 domain-containing protein, which codes for MAQRYQWFVRASFLLFFIYLYFFAVAPFRFILLNVFLGYIPIELAFHFDQLKPQSAILFWLLVVLWLLFYPNAPYMLTDLFHLSMLRPYDPATGLIRFSLRMWLAYANLIVAALSCTLLGFWSMAHTIQAVVSRLQLPDTTLVKTSLTIGVTLLTSIGIFIGRFLRMHSIYLILEPTKFIKPLLDMWQPRMLVFVFLMTLIQLIIYVCLQLFKLSTPNMLEPAKKQTTKD
- the cdaA gene encoding diadenylate cyclase CdaA yields the protein MSFNWSDLLTWGNFVNVLDILVVWYFVYKLIMLVRGTKAVQLLKGIVVIVVIKLISWGIGLRTVSYIMDQVINWGVIAIVIIFQPEIRRGLEHLGRGSIFTRNRNQNEKENQMIAALDKAIQYMSKRRIGALITIQMNTGLEDYIETGIDLNADVTGELLINIFIPNTPLHDGAVIIQDGKIAVAAAYLPLSESNLIPKEYGTRHRAAVGISEVTDALTIVVSEETGGVMITRNSEMLQELTQEDYLKYLRRALVQPETPQRNGIQEFIDGIIKGGTRK
- a CDS encoding CdaR family protein, encoding MNGFNKFFNSPLVYRILALGFAIMLFGYVNIDRINSTRQATTSSTTMLSNKSRTLKVPLQINADTDKYFITGYPEKVKINIEGPSALVTATANTQNFKIMANLEKLGVGKHTVRLRQEGLNKELGYRIVPSKITVNIQTRATKRFPIQVKFNKANLAQGYTSGDPELSQSTAVVTGSKAEIAAIDSVVANVNTENNLTSDITQQAALQALDQQGNTVNALLDPQSVKVTIPVMRPTKKVPLSLKQTGEGEEDKTYHLSSDVHNVTLTGSQASLDKISTLELSVSIADVDKTTTKTITVPTSDGVQADPSTVSVKITVSDSEAESTTESSSESSTEATSASSESSSNNSNSESASDRSSSASTSESSTSSSSSN
- the glmM gene encoding phosphoglucosamine mutase — encoded protein: MGKYFGTDGVRGVANQELTPELAFRVGRTGGYVLAQTQEDQDKKPLVLVSRDTRISGQLLQQSLISGLLSVGIEVLDLGIISTPAVAYLTRIQGAAAGVQITASHNPAEYNGIKFFGPDGFKLLDEQEDQIEALLDAPEDKLPRPATDGLGTLADYPEGLLKYTQFLEQTLQEDLSGLHVVLDAANGATSGIVTRLFADLETDFTTLATKPNGVNINDGVGSTHPEKLAAAVVEQQAQVGLAFDGDGDRCIAVDELGNIVDGDKIMFILGQYFAGRGRLKQDTVVTTVMSNLGLYKALAAANLTSKQTKVGDRYVVEEMRDHGYNLGGEQSGHVVLFDYNTTGDGLLTGIQLLNVMKQTGKKLSELAAPVTTYPQRLVNIKVVDKKQALADPEIKSVIDTVEKEMNGDGRVLVRPSGTEPLLRVMAEAATQEKVDQYVERIATVVRERVGINE
- a CDS encoding IS30 family transposase yields the protein MTQSKDTIKKSYKQLSSEERGQIQSLYEDHYSIRAIAKRLARDPSTISREIKRGTVTQMSSYGVYTQRYFADSGQIQYEQRRLNCHRKSLLEHNPEFFNQLTTALKAKFRVHSVDSFVGAYKRHHPAEYCPATPTVYRYIDRGLLAVANIDLPQQVKRHQKHRTGRVRQNKKILGTSIEQRPVAANDRSEFGHWEGDLVKGKRTSDQPALLTLTERMTRYEVVIRIPNYQAETCKAAVQQFVNKLDAEVVKSLTFDNGAEFSALSEVTGTNLYFAHPYTPSERGSNEQLNGLLREFIPKGQSITHFSDDHIKQATAALNQRPRKLFGYKSANEFMAEQLLA
- a CDS encoding pyridoxamine 5'-phosphate oxidase family protein; this encodes MATLTDEMKAYISNNLGYIATVDANGEPDLGPKMSIRVLDDQHLIYNEMTGKTIMADIEATGKALVAFANLDNMRGYRFGGKATVYRAGKYFENAQQWATSGNHPAPKAAVVIEIETIWTLDAGPKAGELYQA